In Xiphias gladius isolate SHS-SW01 ecotype Sanya breed wild chromosome 16, ASM1685928v1, whole genome shotgun sequence, a genomic segment contains:
- the hat1 gene encoding histone acetyltransferase type B catalytic subunit, producing the protein MAGVNSMEKKLAEYKCDTNEAICLKLVRFPEDVDDDGTTFHPEYSHQIFGDDEVAFGYKGLQIQLFYTAGNLSTLFKVKYTSKVTETFDCVEPDDVEGKIREIVPAGFTCNTDDFISLLEKEANFKPFGTLLHTYTVHSEEAGELTYQIHKADITCPGFQEYHERLQTFLMWFIETASFIDADDDRWDFFLVFEKYNKDGETLYATAGYMTVYNYYVYPDKTRPRVSQMLILPPFQGEGHGAQLLEAVHRFYCSLPKVQDITAEDPSENYVKLRDYVLVKLCQGLPSFAADKLHLGFSTDMIKEAQDKLKINKKHARRVYEILRLRATDMSDEEKAREYRLEVKKRLFGPYRKNQRELAKMRKCLRPEELVSHMSQMDTQTQHEELEKSYQVVVEDYRRIIERLATQA; encoded by the exons ATGGCGG GAGTAAATTCAATGGAGAAAAAACTGGCTGAATACAAGTGTGACACCAATGAAGCTATATGCTTGAAGCTTG ttCGCTTTCCAGaggatgttgatgatgatggcaCTACATTTCACCCCGAGTATAGCCACCAAATTTTTGGAGATGA TGAGGTCGCTTTTGGATACAAGGGTCTGCAGATACAGCTGTTCTACACCGCTGGAAACCTGAGCACTCTCTTCAAAGTGAAATATACCTCAAAAGTTACCGAAACATTTGATTGTGTGGAG CCTGATGATGTTGAAGGGAAGATCCGGGAAATCGTTCCTGCTGGGTTCACCTGCAACACTGACGACTTCATCTCACTGCTGGAGAAGGAGGCCAATTTCAAGCCCTTCGGCACCCTGCTTCACACGTACACAGTCCACAGCGAGGAGGCAGGAGAACTCACATACCAGATTCACAAG GCTGATATTACCTGCCCGGGATTCCAAGAGTACCACGAGCGCCTGCAGACCTTCCTCATGTGGTTCATAGAGACTGCCAGTTTCATTGATGCAGACGACGATCGTTGGGACTTCTTTCTTGT ATTTGAAAAGTACAATAAAGATGGGGAGACTCTCTACGCAACTGCTGGCTACATGACAGTTTATAATTACTACGTGTACCCAGACAAAACCCGACCACGTGTAAG CCAAATGTTGATCCTGCCTCCGTTCCAAGGAGAAGGTCACGGAGCTCAGCTTCTGGAAGCGGTGCACAGATTTTATTGCAGCCTGCCCAAAGTGCAAGACATCACAG CTGAAGACCCTTCTGAGAACTACGTGAAGCTCAGAGACTACGTGCTCGTCAAACTTTGTCAAGGCCTGCCATCCTTCGCTGCTGACAAGCTGCACCTCGGCTTCTCAACTGACATGATCAAAGAGGCCCAAGACAAGTTGAAAATCAACAAG AAACACGCGAGGCGAGTGTACGAAATCCTGCGTCTGAGAGCAACAGACATGAGTGatgaagaaaaagcaagagagtACCGTTTGGAGGTGAAGAAGAGGCTATTTGGACCATACAGG AAGAATCAGAGGGAGCTGGCGAAGATGAGGAAGTGCCTGCGGCCGGAGGAGCTGGTGTCCCATATGAGCCAGATGGACACTCAGACACAGCACGAGGAGCTGGAGAAGAGTTATCAGGTTGTTGTGGAAGACTACAGGAGAATCATTGAGAGGCTCGCGACACAGGCCTGA